Genomic segment of bacterium:
TTCTATCTCTTTCCTTTCTTCCTGATTTAATTCAATTCTTACAGATTTTCTTGCCATAATATTATTATAGCAAGATTTTATTGTAATGTCAAGTTATTATACCTCTTTTATCGGACAGGGCACTAGAATGTATTTAGTAAGAGGGTCTGAAAATAAGGTTTTTAGTGTTGATGCCAAGGGAGGAGTTGAAAAGAATCCAAAGAGCTTAGAAGAAGCAAAAAGGCTTGGCTCATTAGTTGCAAGGACGCTTATAAAAAGGAAAGAAAAAGTTAAAAAACAAAGGAGGTGAAAATAATGCTAGATAAAAAAATTTAGCACCTGTATGTGGGTTCTATTGTGGTACTTGTGAATACTACAAGAATTTATGCCAAGGATGCGGCAATGTGAAAGGCAAGCCATTCTGGACAGCTCAAATGAAGGTTGAGGTTTGTCCATTATACGATTGCTGTATCAACAAGAAGCAATTGGAGCATTGTGGACTATGTGATGATTTACCTTGTGGAACATTCTCAAACTTTTACGATCCATCCCTAAGTGAAGAAGAGGCAAAGAAGTTTGTTCTTACAAGACAAAATGAGCTTGTGAAGAGAAAGGAGATTGGAACAGAAAAGTGGCTTGAAGAGAAAGCCGCTAAATAAAGGCTTAAGATTGTTGCTTAAGGCAGGAAGGAAGGGTATGGTTCAATAGCCACAAATATGGCAGGAAGGGGAACGGATATAATATTAGGAGGAAATCCACCAAGTAAGGGAGAACAAGAAGAGGTAATAAGCCTTGGTGGTCTCCATATTATAGGAACTTAAGCGCCATGAGGCAAGAAGGATTGATAATCAATTAAGGGGAAGGTGTGCCAGGCAGGGAGAAGAAATGTAAAATGCAAAACGCAAAACTTATGGTTGATAATAGTTTTGGAATACGAAGTATCGCGAAGCAATTTTGAGTTGTTATTTTGCGCTTTGAGTTTTGAATTTTTTACGATTGAGGCATTCAGGATGTTTGAGGAGCTTATATACCATATGAAGGAAGAGATTGTAGGTAATTTATTCAGGGTTTCCCTTGCTCCTGTAAAGGAAAGACCAAAGCCAGCAATTACCAGAAGACTAAGCCTTCCAGATGAACCCCAAAAGAAAATAGGCAGAAACCAACCCTAGCGCCTGTGGAAGTGGGAAGAAGTATAAGCATTGCCATGGGAGGTAAATAAAAATTCAAAATTCAAAATGCAAAATTGAGGTAAGGATTTATAAATAGTCTTGAGCTTTTCAATTCTTGACAGGCTTAAGACAGGGTGATAAAATTATTTATATAGTTTAAGAAACAGCAGAAATGGAATTTGAATGGGACCCGAAAAAGGCTGTTGCGAATGAAGAAAAGCATGGGGTTAGTTTTCAAGAAGCTACAACAGTTTTTGGAGACCCCTTGGCTGTAACCTTTTTAGATCCTGATCATTCAGAGAATGAACATCGATACATTACTTTCGGACTTTCAAGGCATAAACGATTTCTTGTTGTCTCACATACAGACCGGGGAGATAAAACAAGGATTATCAGTGCGCGTCTTATGACCCGCAAGGAAAGAAAAATCTATGAAGAAGACTAAATCTGAAGAACTGCGTCCAGAGTATCACCGTGAGGAGCTTGGTAAGGGCATCAGAGGCAAATATTTTTCTTCTTATCAAAAGGGAACTAACCTTGTCCTTTTGAACCCTGATGTAGCTAAAGCCTTCCCCACCGAAGAATCCGTGAATGAGGCCCTTCGCTCTCTAATAAATATTGCACAGAAAGCCATGGGCCTAACAAGACGCTCAAGCGGACGTGTAAAAAAGCTGAAAAGACCATTTGCATAATTTAGACAGCTTAAGGGAAAGTATTCATTTAAGAGCATATGGTCAAAGAGACCCTTTGGTGGAATACAAGATTGAGGCATTCAGGATGTTTGAAGAGCTTGTTTATCATATGAAAGAAGAAATTGTCGAGCATTTATTTAAGGTTTCTCTTGCTCCGGTAAGGGAAAGACCAAGGCAGATAATTACCAGAGCAAGCCTTCCCACTGAACTCCACAAGAAAATTGGCAAAAACCAACCCTGTTCCTGTGGAAGCGGGAAGAAGTATAAGCATTGCCATGGGAGGTGAAATAAAAATGCAAAATGCAAAATGCAAAATGCAAAATTGTGGTAAAGATTCAATAAAAATATAACCAAAGTTTTAGTTTTGAGTTTTAAGTTTTGAGTTTCTGTGATTGACAGGCTTAAGACCATTTGATAGAATTATCTTAAGGTTCGCTGGATACTCGCCACTTCCGCCTATGGCTGAGGATGTCAAAATTCCTGAAGGGGAATAATTGCCTAGGAAGAATGCAGGTAAATTTTGGCATTCTTCGTCTAACAGCGTGTTTGCAGTTCGCTCCGCTTACTCAAAATGCCTTTGGCACTTCGCAAACACGCAGAACATTAGGCAAAATGGCAAGAAAGGAAAAGGTAAATATGAATGAAATGGTTTAAAGACATTCATAGTAGGCAGGTTCGATTAACCGATGAAAGGCAAGGGCATATTGAAGCAGACCATCCAGAAATGTCGGGGCAGATTGACAAAATACAGAACACCTTGTTAAATCCTGATATAATTGTCAAATCAAGCACGGATTCGGAGGTTGAACTATTTTATCGGTATTACAATGTTACTCCTGTCAGTGAGAAATATTAGTTAAACTATTAGTGGGTGATTTGTTTATTATAACGGCATATTTTACAGATACGATAAAAAGGGGTGAGATATTATGGGAAAAGAAGTAAAAATTTGGTATGACACGGAAGGGGACTACCTTGAAGTCCTTTTTGAGAGAAAAGCAGGGTACTTCAAGGAGACAGAAAACGATGCAGTAATGGAAAAAGTGGATGAGGAAGGAAAAGTTATTGGTTTTTCCATCCTAAAAGTGAGTGCATTGAGAGAAAAACCTCTTTCGGTCAGTCTTGTTAAAAGCCAAATCGCCTAACAGAGCATATCTGGCTATGGCATTTTGCACTTTTATTTGGCTTATAGATTGTTGCCCAGACAGGAAGAGAGGTGCTAAAGCTCGGTGTTTTCATATTATTTGGAAGCGAACGCCATAAGGCAAGAAGGATTGATAATCAATTAAGGGGAAGGTGTGTCAGGCAGGGAGAAGAAATGTAAAATGCAAAACGCAAAACTTATGGTTAATAATAGTTTTGGAATACGAAGTATCGCGAAGCAATTTTGAGTTGTTATTTTGCGCTTTGAGTTTTGAATTTTTTACGATTGAGGCATTCAGGATGTTTGAAGAGCTTGTTTATCATATGAAAGAAGAAATTGTCGAGCATTTATTTAAGGTTTCTCTTGCTCCAGTAAAGGAAAGACCAAGGCAGATAATTACCAGAGCAAGCCTTCCCACTGAACCCCAAAAGAAAATAGGGAGAAACCAACCCTAGCGCCTGTGGAAGCGGGAAGAAATACAAGCATTGCCATGGGAGGTAAGCAATATAAAGCGGCAAAGGC
This window contains:
- a CDS encoding DUF2283 domain-containing protein — translated: MGKEVKIWYDTEGDYLEVLFERKAGYFKETENDAVMEKVDEEGKVIGFSILKVSALREKPLSVSLVKSQIA
- a CDS encoding BrnT family toxin, with translation MEFEWDPKKAVANEEKHGVSFQEATTVFGDPLAVTFLDPDHSENEHRYITFGLSRHKRFLVVSHTDRGDKTRIISARLMTRKERKIYEED
- a CDS encoding SEC-C metal-binding domain-containing protein, with protein sequence MHNLDSLRESIHLRAYGQRDPLVEYKIEAFRMFEELVYHMKEEIVEHLFKVSLAPVRERPRQIITRASLPTELHKKIGKNQPCSCGSGKKYKHCHGR